The Streptomyces nigra genome includes the window GTGCACCTCAAGTGCGAGAACCTCCAGCGGACCGGATCGTTCAAGCTGCGCGGCGCCTACGTCCGGATCGCCGGGCTGCTCCCCGAGGAGCGGGCCGCCGGGGTCGTGGCCGCGAGCGCCGGCAACCACGCGCAGGGCGTCGCCCTCGCGTCCTCGCTGCTCGGCGTGCGCTCCACGGTGTTCATGCCGAAGGGCGCCCCGCTGCCCAAGATCAGCGCCACCCGTGACTACGGCGCCGAGGTGCGCCTGCACGGCCAGGTGGTCGACGAGACGCTGGCCGCCGCGCAGGAGTACGCGGCCGAGACCGGCGCGGTGTTCATCCACCCCTTCGACCACCCCGACATCATCGCCGGGCAGGGCACGGTCGGCCTGGAGATCCTGGAGCAGTGCCCGGAGGTGCGCACCGTCGTCGTCGGCATCGGCGGGGGAGGGCTCGCGGCCGGGATCGCGATGGCGGTGAAGACGCTCCGCCCGGACGTACGGATCGTGGGCGTGCAGGCGGAGGGCGCGGCGGCCTACCCGCCCTCGCTGGCGGCCGGGCGTCCCGTCGCGGTCGAGCATCCGGCGACGATGGCGGACGGCATCAAGGTGGGCCGGCCCGGCGACGTGCCGTTCCGGATCATCGGCGATCTGGTGGACGAGGTCCGCACGGTCACCGAGGACGAGCTGGCCGCGGCACTGCTGCTGTGCCTGGAGCGGGCCAAGCTGGTCGTGGAGCCGGCCGGGGCGAGCCCGGTCGCGGCGCTGCTGAGCGACCCGGGCTCCTTCGAGGGTCCCGTCGTCGCCGTGCTGTCCGGCGGCAACGTCGACCCGGTGCTGCTCCAGCGGGTCCTGCGGCACGGCATGGCCGCGCAGGGCCGCTACCTGGCCGTACGGCTGCGGCTCACCGACCGGCCGGGGGCGCTCGCCTCGCTGCTCGGGGCGTTGTCAGTGGTGGACGCTAACGTCCTCGACGTGGGCCATGCCCGGACCGATCCACGGCTCGGGCTCACGGAGGCGGAGGTCGAACTGCACCTGGAGACCAAGGGGCGCGAGCACTGCGCCGAGGTCGGCGAGGCGCTGCGGGCGGCGGGCTACACCGTCATCGGCTGACCCGGTCGTCGGCCGTCTGCCACCGGCCATCGATCGCCGGCCGCCGGCGGTCCGGCACCGGTCGAACGCCCTCCGGTCCTCCCAGGTCACTCGTTCGGGAAACTCCATTGAGAGACGCGATACATCGCGTTATGGTGTGTCCCGTAATTCCGCCATCGTGCGGCATGAAAAGTGCAAACCTAGGCTTCTGCGAAGCTTCCCCGACGACGTGGAGATCCATATGCCAGGCGCGATCCATGCCGAAGGCCTGGTGAAAACCTTCGGTGACGTAAGGGCTCTGGACGGCGTCGACCTCGACGTCCCCGAGGGCACGGTCCTCGGTCTGCTCGGGCCGAACGGCGCGGGCAAGACGACGACGGTCCGCTGTCTGACGACCCTGCTGCGCCCCGACAGCGGCAAGGCGGTCGTCGCGGGCCTCGACGTCCTGCGGCAGCCCGACGCCGTACGCCGCTCCATCGGCCTGTCCGGCCAGTTCGCGGCGGTCGACGAGTACCTGACCGGCCGGGAGAACCTCCAGATGGTCGGGCAGCTGTACCAGATGAAGGCGCAGGCGGCGAAGGTCCGCGCGAACGAGCTGCTGGAGCAGTTCGACCTCGCCGACGCCGCAGACCGCACCGCCAAGACGTACTCGGGCGGTATGCGCCGCCGGCTCGACCTCGCGGCCGCCCTGGTGGTCTCCCCGCCCGTGATGTTCATGGACGAGCCGACCACCGGCCTCGACCCGCGCAACCGCCAGTTGCTCTGGGAGGTCATCAAGCGCCTGGTCTCCGGCGGTACGACGCTGCTGCTGACCACGCAGTACCTGGAGGAGGCCGACCACCTCGCGCACGAGATCGCCGGCGTCGACCACGGCCGGGTGATCGCCAAGGGCACCTCCGACGAGCTCAAGGCCCGCACCGGCGGTGAGCGCGTCGAGGTCGTCGTGCACGAGCGCGAGGCCATACAGCCCGCGTCCGAGGTGCTGCGCGGCTTCGGCAAGGGCGAGACCACCGTCGAGGACCACATGCGCAAGCTCACCGTGCCGGTGACCGGCGGCGCCAAGCTCCTCGCCGAGGTCATCCGCGAGCTCGACGCCCGCGGCATCGAGATCGACGACATCGGCCTGCGCCGCCCCACCCTCGACGACGTCTTCCTGTCCCTGACGGGCCACGCCGCCGAGGCCGAGACCGACGAGAGCGTCAAGGAGGAGACGGCGAAGTGAGCGCCATCAACGATTCCGCGGTCATCGCCCGCAGAAACCTGATCCGGATGGCCCGGATCCCCGAGATGCTGATCTTCGGGCTGATCCAGCCGATCATGTTCGTGGTGCTGTTCACCTATGTGTTCGGCGGCTCGATCCAGGTCGGCTCCTCCACCTCCACCCAGGCCTACCGCGAGTTCCTGATGGCCGGCATCTTCGCCCAGACGGTCACCTTCGCGACCGCCGGTGCGGGCGCCGGTATCGCGGACGACATGCACAAGGGCCTGATCGACCGCTTCCGCTCCCTGCCGATGGCGCGCGGCGCGGTCCTGACCGGCCGCACCCTCGCCGACCTGGTGCAGACCGCGCTCACCCTCGTCGTCCTCGCGGTCGTCGCCGTGATCGTCGGCTGGCGCACCCATGAGAACGCGGGCAAGGTGCTCGCCGGCTTCGGTCTGCTCCTGCTCCTCGGGTACGCGTTCTCGTGGATCGGCGCGCTGATCGGTCTGAGCGTGCGCACCCCGGAGGCGGCGACCTCGGGCGGTCTGATCTGGCTGTTCCCGCTGACGTTCATCTCGAACGCCTTCGTGGACGCCAACCAGATGCCGACCTTCCTGCGGCACATCGCCGAGTGGAACCCGTTCAGTGCCACCGTGCAGGCCTGCCGGGAGCTGTTCGGCAACCTGCCGCCGGGCTTCAAGGCACCCGACGCCTGGCCCATGCAGCACCCGGTGTGGGCCTCACTGATCTGGTCCGTGCTGATCATCGCGTTCTTCCGCACCCTGGCCGTGCGCAAGTACCGCTCCGCGACGGCGTGACCGGCTCCGGGCAGCGCCCCGGACACGGCGGAGCCCCCGGTGCCGATCGGCGCCGGGGGCTCTTGTGAAGGTGAAGGGGCCGGGTCAGCCGCTGTAGGGCTCGGCCTTGAGGATCCGTACGGACGCCTTCTTGCCGTTGGGCAGCTCGTACTCCGCGTCCTCGCCGACCTTGTGGCCGATCACGCCGGAGCCCAGCGGGGACTGCGGGGAGTACGTCTCGATGTCCGAGCTCGCGTACTCGCGGGAGGCCAGCAGGAAGGTCATCGTGTCGTCCTCGTCGCCGTCGAAGGCGATCGTCACGACCATCCCGGGCGCCACCGCGCCGTCCGCCGACGCCGGGGCCTCACCGACCTTCGCGTTCTCCAGGAGCTGGGTCAGCTGGCGCACGCGGAGCTCCTGCTTGCCCTGCTCCTCCTTGGCCGCGTGGTACCCGCCGTTCTCGCGCAGGTCCCCCTCCTCGCGCGCGGCCGCGATCTTGGCTGCGATCTCCGTGCGCGCAGGACCAGACAGGTACTCCAGCTCGGCCCTGAGCTGGTTGTACGCCTCCTGGGTCAGCCAGGTGACGTTCTCGCTGGTCTGGGTCACAGGTGCTCCTCGTCGGTACTGGGAATACAAAGCATCGCCCTACCCAGAAGAATGTTCCTTCACGGATGGGCGAAACCACGAGCCTAACAATTGGATGCCCGCAGGGGGAGGACATAAGCCACAGGATTTACATCACCGCAGGTCAGACCTGACCTATTCCGGGTGAATGCGGTCGGTGTCGAGCGCTTTCGCGCCGCTGTACCGGGGCGGTCAGCCGGCGTGGCAGCCGAGCAGCTCGGCCGTCGTCCCCCGGGCCGTCGTACGGAGCGTGACGACCTTGTCGATCCGGGTCTCGTCACCGTCGAACCGGAAGTCCGCCCGGCCCACCTCGGCGCCGCTCTCGGACTGCGAGCGCACCGTGCAGTAGCCGGTGGCGCCGGCGTCCTTGCGGACCTCCAGATGCACGTGCACCGCGTTCTCGGCGGCGTCGAACTCGATCACCTCGGCGCTGATCTTGTTCTGGCCGACGTAGTGGTAGCCGAAGTACCCCACCAGGGCCAGCAGCAGCACCCCGAGCACCCCGCCGACGACCCTGAGGGTGCGGTCGGCGCGCGCGTCCGAGGAACGGCCGTAACGGCCCTCGGGCGGTCGCGTGCTCACCGTACTCATGATCGTCCTCCCGGCCGGAGCGGAACGGATGTCCCGAAACAGGGCCTCCGGGCCGTACCCCGGAATTATCCGCCCCCCGATTCGGTCACTATAGAAGCCGCCGATCGCACCGGGGCACGCCGGGGCGCCGACTACGAGGATTGAGTCTTGACTGACCAGCTGCGACTGATGGCCGTCCACGCCCACCCCGACGACGAGTCGAGCAAGGGCGCGGCCACCATGGCGAAGTACGTGTCCGAGGGGGTGGACGTGCTGGTCGTGACCTGCACGGGCGGGGAGCGCGGCTCCATCCTCAACCCGAAGCTCCAGGGCGACCCGTACATCGAGGAGCACATCCACGAGGTGCGCAAGAAGGAGATGGACGAGGCCCGCCAGATCCTCGGCGTCAAGCAGGAGTGGCTCGGCTTCGTCGACTCCGGCCTGCCCGAGGGCGACCCGCTGCCCCCGCTCCCCGAGGGCTGCTTCGCCCTGGAGGACGTCGACAAGGCGGCCGGCGAGCTGGTGAAGCAGATCCGCTCGTTCCGCCCGCAGGTGATCACGACCTACGACGAGAACGGCGGCTACCCGCACCCCGACCACATCATGACCCACAAGATCTCGATGGTGGCCTTCGAGGGCGCGGCCGACACCGAGAAGTACCCGGAGGCCGAGTTCGGCCCCGCGTACCAGCCGCTGAAGCTCTACTACAACCAGGGCTTCAACCGCCCCCGCACCGAGACCCTGCACCAGGCCATGCTCGACCGCGGCCTGGAGTCGCCGTACGGGGACTGGCTCAAGCGCTGGGACGAGTTCGAGCGCACCGAGCGGACCCTCACCACGCACGTCCCGTGCGCGGAGTTCTATGAGATCCGCGACAAGGCGCTGATCGCCCACGCCACCCAGATCGACCCCGACGGCGGCTGGTTCCGCGTGCCGCTGGAGCTCCAGAAGGAGGTCTGGCCGACCGAGGAGTACGAGCTGGCGAAGTCGCTCGTCGCCACCTCCCTCCCCGAGGACGACCTCTTCGCAGGCATCCGGGACAATGCCTGACATGAGCGCAAGCGCAAGCCTGGCAATGACCCACCTCGCCACCCTCGCCAAGGAGGTGGACGAGGACAAGGTCACTCCCGGCGTCCTCGGTTTCATCGTCTTCGCGGTGATGGCCCTGGCGGTGTGGGCCCTGATGAAGTCGATGAACCGGCACATGGGCCGGGTCGAGTTCACGGAGGCCCCCGACCCGGAGGCCGACGCCGCCGACGGGGCGACGACGGGCGCGGACGGGCGCAAGCAGGGCTGACGCGACCACCCCGGCGGCCCCGTCAGCGCGGGGCCGCCGGAGCGACGCCCATGACCTCCCGCGCGGGGCGGTTCGGCACCATGCCGAGCCGCCATGCCTGCCATCCCGCCTCCAGCTCCACACCCCGCTCCAGCAGCAGCCGGTACGCCTCCAGGCACTCCGCCAGCCTGCCGTCCCGCAGCGGATGCCCCGCCCGAGCGAGCTGCGCCAGCTCCTCCAGCGCCACCGCCGTACCCACCTCCACGCCGCCCGGGGCCGCGTACGGCAGCAGCGTGCAGCGCAGGAAGCGCGCCCAGTCCTCCCCGCGCAGATCCCCGTAGGACGCGAACAGCGTCACCGCCTCGTCGCACAGGTCCAGCGCCTGCCCGGTCCGGGCGTTCCCGCCGTCCACCACGGCCAGCTCCAGACACGTCCACGCCTCCCCGTGCGCGACACCGATGCGCTGGAAGTCGGCGCGCGCGTCGACCAGGAGCTGCCGGGCGAAGCCGGAGTTGCGCAGCGAGCCCGTCTGCACCGCCCGCTGGTCGCGGGTCACCCGCGCCGAGTGGTGCCGGGCGCACGCCAGGCCGTACACGTCCCGCATCCGGGAGAACATCGTGCGCGACCGCTCCAGCTCCCGCACCGCCCGGTCCAGGTCGCCGGTCTCCTCCAGGGCCTGCCCCAGGTAGTACACGGACCACGCCTCGCCGCGCGCGTCCTCGTTGTCCCGGTGCCGGGCCGCCGCCTGCCGCAGCCCCTCCACCGCGGGCGCCGGGTCACCGGCCACCAGCCGCGCCCGCGCCAGCTGCGTCAGCGCCCACGCCTCGCCGCGCGCGTCCCGCGTCCGCCCGTACAGCTCGAGAGCCGCCCGCAGATCCGCCTCGGCCCGCGGCACGTCCCCGCTCCGCAGCTCCAGCTGGCCCAGCTGGAAGTGCGCCCACGCCTCACCGTGCAGGGACTCCCCGGCCCGGTGCAGCGCCAGCGACCGAGTCAGCAGCGCCCGGGACTCCGCGACCCGGCCCCGGTCCCGCTCCACGGCCGCCAGCGCGTGCATCGTCCACGCCCGGTCCGTCGCCAGCGCGGGCGCCGCCTGCAGGTCCAGCGCCTCCCGCAGCCGCGCCGCCGCCTCCGTGAGATTGCCCTGGTGGTGCAGCGTGATCCCCAGCGAGCACAGGGCGCGCGCCGCGCCCGCGTCGTGATGGGCCTCCCGGTAGAGGTCCACCACCGACGCCAGGGTCGCCCGCGCCTTGTCCAGCTCGCCGAGCTGCCGGGCCGCGATGCCCGTGCGCCACTGCACCGAGCGCACCAGCAGCCCCTGGTCCACGGCCTGCGCCAGCTCGCTGATCTCACCGAGGCGGTACAGGTCGCCGCGCAGCAGGCAGTAGTCGCACAGCGCACCCAGCAGATTCAGCACCGGTCCCTGGTCGACGCCCTCCGCGTGCCGCAGCGCCGCCGTGATGAAGCTCGACTCCTCGTCCAGCCACCGCAGCGCCTCGTCCGGCGAGGCGAAGCCGTGCGGGCTGAACCGGTCCGAGCGGGTCGACACGTTGCCGTCCACCAGCCGCAGCACCGAGTCCGCCAGATCGGCGTAGCTCGTGATCAGCCGCTCCTGCGCCGCCGTACGCTCCGCCGGGTCCTCCTCGTCGAGGAGCCGGGCGTGGGCGAAGGCCCGCACCACGTCGTGCAGCCGGTAGCGGTCGCCGCGCACATGGTCGATCAGACCGGCGTCCGCCAGCCCCGCCAGCAGTCGGCCCGCCTCCGCCCGGTCCGTGGCCAGCAGCGCCGCCGCGGCGGCCGCCCCCAGCGACGCGCGGCCCGCCAGCGCCAGCCGGCGCAGCAGCCGCCGGCCCGCCTCGCCCTGGTCGGTGTACCGCAGCCACAGCACCCGCTCACCCGGCCCCACCGGCCCGTACGCCCCCAGGTCGCCCGCCAGCGCCCGCGGCGATCTCGGACCCAGCGACGAACCCGCGATCCGCAGCGCCAGCGGAAGCCCGCCGCACAGCTCACGGATCCGGTCCGCGGCCTGCGCGTCGTACGGCCCCGAGGCGTCCCGCGCGGCCGCCGCCAGCAGCTCCTCGGAACCGGCCGCGTCCAGCGGCTCCACCGGCAGCCGGTGCACCCGCGCCGCAAGGCCCGCCGGCAGCTCCAGCGGCTCCCGGGCCGTCACCAGGACCAGGCTGTCGGACCGCTCCGGCACCAGCGCGGCGACCTGCTCCGCGTCCCGGGCGTCGTCCAGGATCACCGTGACCGGCACCCCGGCCAGATGCTGGTGGTACAGCTCGCCCAGCCGTTTGACCTGCTGCCCGGCCGACGCGCGCTCCCGGAACAACAACTGCTCGCGCGGGGCGCCCAGCCGGTTGAGCAGATGCAGCAGCGCCTCCCGGGTGGTCAGCGGCGGCTCCTCCGGGCTGTCCCCGCGCAGATCCACCACGCACGCCCCCCGGAACTGGTCCTTCAGCTCATGGGCCGCCCGCACCGCCAGCGCGGTACGGCCGCTGCCCGGCGGCCCGTGCAGCACGACCACCGTCGGCCGGGTCTCCGTGCTCGCCCGCCCCGCCTGCACCCACTGCCGGATCCCGGCCAGTTCCCGCCGCCGGCCCGCGAACGGCTCCGCCGGGTCCGGCAGCTGCCCGAACGACTGCGCCAGCACCCCGCGGCCGCGCGCCGCCGCGCTCTTGTCCGCCCCCTTCAGCCGGGGCGCAGGCCCGCCCGCCGCGCCCAGCACCCGCTGCTGGTCCAGGAACGGACGGATGCCCCGCACCTCCAGGGCCGTCAGCCACTGCAGACGCAACTGCTCGGGCCCGCCCGGCTGCCCCGCCGCCCCGGCCCGGTGATGCGCCGCGGGCAGATGGGCGCCCGCCACCTTCGCCACCGCGGCCGCCGCGCCGATCACGCCCACCGTCGCGCCCACGCCGAGCGCGGTGCCCGCCCCGGTGCCGAGCGCCAGATCCGACACGGTCGCCGCGAGCGCCGCGACCGCGGCCACCATCAGCGGCGTGGCCCCGCCCTCCTGCGCGAACCGCCGGCCGAACGTGAGCCGCCCGGCCTCCGACTCGTCCAGCGCCCGGGTGTACGCCTCGTACTCCTCGGCCGCCGTCTGCGCCAGGGCGTCCAGCGAAGCGCGGGCCCGCGCCGACAGCACCCGCCCGTCCACCCGCCCGCCCGAACGCCGGACCTCCTCCTCCACGGCCCGGCCCAGCAGCCGTTCCGCCTCTGCCCGGTGACTGTCCCGCATGGCATGTCCCCCTCCGGCGGCAACTCCAGCGCCTACGAGTGTCCTTCGCCACCGGCGCTAGCGCGAGAGGGCGGCGATCACCGCACCCGCAATGACCTGCGATCGCCCGAGCGCCCGTATGACGGCCGGACGGATGCCCGAGTCGCGCGGCGACAGGCGGACGCGCGGGCCGTCCCGGGACCGGCCGGGGGAGGTGGGGCAGGATGGGGACATGCCGAACCGACTGGCCCACGAGACGTCCCCCTACCTGCTCCAGCACGCCGACAACCCGGTGGACTGGTGGCCCTGGTCGGAAGAGGCCTTCGAGGAGGCCCGCAGAAGCGACCGCCCGGTCCTGCTCAGCGTCGGATACAGCAGCTGCCACTGGTGCCACGTCATGGCGCACGAGTCCTTCGAGGACGAGGCGACGGCCGACTTCCTCAACACCCACTTCGTCAACGTCAAGGTGGACCGCGAGGAGCGCCCCGACGTCGACGCCGTCTACATGGAGGCCGTGCAGGCGGCCACCGGCCAGGGCGGCTGGCCCATGACGGTGTTCCTCACCCCCGAGGCCGAGCCGTTCTACTTCGGCACGTACTTCCCGCCCGCGCCGAGGCACGGCATGCCGTCCTTCCGGCAGGTGCTGGAAGGCGTCCGCAGCGCGTGGACCGACCGGCGCGACGAGGTCGCCGAGGTCGCCGGGAAGATCGTCCGAGATCTGGCCGGACGGGAGATCTCCTACGGCGGCACCGAGGCCCCCGGCGAACAGGAACTGGCGCAGGCCCTGCTCGGCCTCACCCGGGAGTACGACCCCCAGCGCGGCGGATTCGGCGGCGCGCCCAAGTTCCCGGCGTCCATGGTGATCGAGTTCCTGCTGCGCCACCACGCGCGCACCGGTGCCGAGGGCGCGCTGCAGATGGCGCAGGACACCTGTGAGCGGATGGCCCGGGGCGGTATCTACGACCAGCTCGGCGGCGGATTCGCGCGCTACTCCGTGGACCGGGACTGGGTGGTACCGCACTTCGAGAAGATGCTCTATGACAACGCCCTGCTGTGCCGGGTCTACGCGCACCTGTGGCGGGCCACCGGGTCGGACCTCGCGCGGCGGGTGGCGCTGGAGACCGCCGACTTCATGGTGCGCGAACTGCGCACGGAGCAGGGCGGGTTCGCCTCCGCGCTCGACGCCGACAGCGACGACGGGACCGGCCGGCACGTCGAGGGCGCGTACTACGTGTGGACGCCCGAGCAGTTGCGCGAGGCGCTCGGGGACGACGACGCCGAACTCGCCGCCCGGTACTTCGGGGTGACCCAGGAGGGCACCTTCGAGGAGGGCGCCTCGGTGCTGCAACTCCCGCAGCGCGACGAGGTGTTCGACGCCGAGAGGGTCGCTTCGGTGCGTGCCCGGTTGCTGGAGCGGAGGGCGGCGCGGCCCGCGCCGGGCCGGGACGACAAGGTCGTCGCCGCGTGGAACGGCCTCGCGATCGCCGCGCTGGCCGAGACCGGCGCCTACTTCGAACGCCCGGACCTGGTGGAGGCCGCGGTCGGCGCCGCCGATCTGCTGGTGCGCGTGCACTTCGACGACCAGGCGCGGCTGACCCGGACCAGCAAGGACGGCAAGGCGGGGGCCAACGCGGGTGTGCTGGAGGACTACGGCGATGTCGCCGAGGGCTTCCTGGCGCTGGCCTCCGTCACCGGGGAAGGGGTCTGGCTGGACTTCGCCGGGTTCCTGCTGGACCACGTGCTGGCCCGGTTCGTGGACGAGGAGTCGGGCGCGCTGTTCGACACGGCGGCGGACGCGGAGCGGCTGATCCGGCGGCCCCAGGACCCGACGGACAACGCGGTGCCGTCCGGGTGGAGCGCGGCGGCCGGGGCGTTGCTCGGGTACGCGGCGCACACCGGGTCCGAGCCCCATCGCCGGGCCGCCGAGCGGGCGTTGGGCGTGGTGAAGGCGCTCGGCCCGCGCGTGCCGCGGTTCATCGGGTGGGGGCTCGCGGTGGCGGAGGCGCTGCTCGACGGGCCGCGCGAGGTCGCCGTCGTCGGTCCGTCGCTGTCCGACGAGGCGACAAAGACCCTGCATCGCACGGCACTTCTGGGCACGGCGCCGGGCGCGGTCGTCGCCGTCGGTGCTGCGGAGAGTGGCGAGTTCCCGCTGCTCGCCGACCGCCCGTTGCAGCAGGGGGCGCCGGCCGCCTATGTCTGCCGTAACTTCACCTGTGACGCCCCGACGACCGACCCGGAGCGGCTGCGGGAGGCGCTGAGCAGCTGAAACAGGGGTCGTATCGCGGCAGTTACGCGGGTGGCGCTCGAATTGTTCACTCTCGCCTCCGGTTGTGAGGAAACGCGCTCTTCATCGAAAGCACCTGCGAACTTCACACATCCCTCCTAATCTCTGCACAGTGCCGCGACCGGTGTGAAACGCCGTCGCGACAGGGGGCATTGGGGATCTGGGGGGATCTGTTGCTGACGTCTGTCTTCATAGCCGTCGTCTCGCTGGCCTTGTTCTGGATGGCGGCTTTCACCCTGTGGTGGCAGATGCACGCGTGGCGTACGCCCGAAGTGCTCGCCTCCACCCGGTTCAGCAGACCGGACGGGGACGACCATGTGTCGTTCTCCCTGCTGCTGCCGGCACGGCATGAACAGGCCGTGCTGGACCACACCATCCAGCGGCTGCTGGAGTCGACCCACACCGACTTCGAGATCATCGTGATCGTCGGGCACGACGACCCGGAGACCACCGAGGTGGCCGAGCGGGCCGCCGCGCGTGATCCACGGGTCCGTGTCGTCGTCGACACGCACGAGAAGAAGAACAAGCCGAAGGCGATGAACACCGCGCTGCCGCACTGCCGCGGTGATGTCGTCGGGGTCTTCGACGCCGAGGACCAGGTGCACCCGGAGCTGCTGGCCCACGTGGACCACGCGTTCCGCACCACCGGGGCGGACGTCGTCCAGGGCGGCGTCCAGCTGATCAACTTCCACTCCAGCTGGTACAGCCTGCGCAACTGCCTGGAGTACTTCTTCTGGTTCCGCTCGCGGCTGCACCTGCACGCGCAGAAAGGGTTCATCCCGCTCGGCGGCAACACGGTCTTCGTCCGCACCGACGTGTTGCGCGAGGCCGGCGGCTGGGACCCGGACTGCCTCGCCGAGGACTGCGACCTGGGGGTCCGGCTCTCCAGCATCGGCAAGAAGGTCGTCGTCGCCTACGACTCCGACATGGTCACCCGCGAGGAGACACCCGGCAGCCTGATGTCGCTGCTGAAGCAGCGCACCCGCTGGAACCAGGGCTTCCTCCAGGTCTACCGGAAGAAGGACTGGAAGCAACTGCCCACGTTCGGGCAACGGCTGCTCGCGCGCTACACGCTGATGACGCCGTTCATGCAGGCGTTCACCGGGCTCGTCATCCCGCTGAACATCGCGATCGCGGTGTTCCTCGACGTGCCCGTGAGCATCGCGTTCATCACCTTCCTGCCGGCCGTCACCGCGCTCGTCACCTTCGTGTTCGAGATCGTCGGACTGCACGACTTCGGCCGCCAGTACGGGCTGCGCGTGCGCTTCGTCCACTACGTGAAGCTCGTCGTGGGCGGCCCCTTCTACCAGGTGCTC containing:
- the ilvA gene encoding threonine ammonia-lyase translates to MNHRTPYALPPVTLDDVRGAQKMLSGVARVTAMEGSRHLSQLVGAPVHLKCENLQRTGSFKLRGAYVRIAGLLPEERAAGVVAASAGNHAQGVALASSLLGVRSTVFMPKGAPLPKISATRDYGAEVRLHGQVVDETLAAAQEYAAETGAVFIHPFDHPDIIAGQGTVGLEILEQCPEVRTVVVGIGGGGLAAGIAMAVKTLRPDVRIVGVQAEGAAAYPPSLAAGRPVAVEHPATMADGIKVGRPGDVPFRIIGDLVDEVRTVTEDELAAALLLCLERAKLVVEPAGASPVAALLSDPGSFEGPVVAVLSGGNVDPVLLQRVLRHGMAAQGRYLAVRLRLTDRPGALASLLGALSVVDANVLDVGHARTDPRLGLTEAEVELHLETKGREHCAEVGEALRAAGYTVIG
- a CDS encoding ATP-binding cassette domain-containing protein — encoded protein: MPGAIHAEGLVKTFGDVRALDGVDLDVPEGTVLGLLGPNGAGKTTTVRCLTTLLRPDSGKAVVAGLDVLRQPDAVRRSIGLSGQFAAVDEYLTGRENLQMVGQLYQMKAQAAKVRANELLEQFDLADAADRTAKTYSGGMRRRLDLAAALVVSPPVMFMDEPTTGLDPRNRQLLWEVIKRLVSGGTTLLLTTQYLEEADHLAHEIAGVDHGRVIAKGTSDELKARTGGERVEVVVHEREAIQPASEVLRGFGKGETTVEDHMRKLTVPVTGGAKLLAEVIRELDARGIEIDDIGLRRPTLDDVFLSLTGHAAEAETDESVKEETAK
- a CDS encoding ABC transporter permease; protein product: MARIPEMLIFGLIQPIMFVVLFTYVFGGSIQVGSSTSTQAYREFLMAGIFAQTVTFATAGAGAGIADDMHKGLIDRFRSLPMARGAVLTGRTLADLVQTALTLVVLAVVAVIVGWRTHENAGKVLAGFGLLLLLGYAFSWIGALIGLSVRTPEAATSGGLIWLFPLTFISNAFVDANQMPTFLRHIAEWNPFSATVQACRELFGNLPPGFKAPDAWPMQHPVWASLIWSVLIIAFFRTLAVRKYRSATA
- the greA gene encoding transcription elongation factor GreA, yielding MTQTSENVTWLTQEAYNQLRAELEYLSGPARTEIAAKIAAAREEGDLRENGGYHAAKEEQGKQELRVRQLTQLLENAKVGEAPASADGAVAPGMVVTIAFDGDEDDTMTFLLASREYASSDIETYSPQSPLGSGVIGHKVGEDAEYELPNGKKASVRILKAEPYSG
- a CDS encoding DUF4307 domain-containing protein, translating into MSTVSTRPPEGRYGRSSDARADRTLRVVGGVLGVLLLALVGYFGYHYVGQNKISAEVIEFDAAENAVHVHLEVRKDAGATGYCTVRSQSESGAEVGRADFRFDGDETRIDKVVTLRTTARGTTAELLGCHAG
- the mca gene encoding mycothiol conjugate amidase Mca, with translation MAVHAHPDDESSKGAATMAKYVSEGVDVLVVTCTGGERGSILNPKLQGDPYIEEHIHEVRKKEMDEARQILGVKQEWLGFVDSGLPEGDPLPPLPEGCFALEDVDKAAGELVKQIRSFRPQVITTYDENGGYPHPDHIMTHKISMVAFEGAADTEKYPEAEFGPAYQPLKLYYNQGFNRPRTETLHQAMLDRGLESPYGDWLKRWDEFERTERTLTTHVPCAEFYEIRDKALIAHATQIDPDGGWFRVPLELQKEVWPTEEYELAKSLVATSLPEDDLFAGIRDNA
- a CDS encoding tetratricopeptide repeat protein, which produces MRDSHRAEAERLLGRAVEEEVRRSGGRVDGRVLSARARASLDALAQTAAEEYEAYTRALDESEAGRLTFGRRFAQEGGATPLMVAAVAALAATVSDLALGTGAGTALGVGATVGVIGAAAAVAKVAGAHLPAAHHRAGAAGQPGGPEQLRLQWLTALEVRGIRPFLDQQRVLGAAGGPAPRLKGADKSAAARGRGVLAQSFGQLPDPAEPFAGRRRELAGIRQWVQAGRASTETRPTVVVLHGPPGSGRTALAVRAAHELKDQFRGACVVDLRGDSPEEPPLTTREALLHLLNRLGAPREQLLFRERASAGQQVKRLGELYHQHLAGVPVTVILDDARDAEQVAALVPERSDSLVLVTAREPLELPAGLAARVHRLPVEPLDAAGSEELLAAAARDASGPYDAQAADRIRELCGGLPLALRIAGSSLGPRSPRALAGDLGAYGPVGPGERVLWLRYTDQGEAGRRLLRRLALAGRASLGAAAAAALLATDRAEAGRLLAGLADAGLIDHVRGDRYRLHDVVRAFAHARLLDEEDPAERTAAQERLITSYADLADSVLRLVDGNVSTRSDRFSPHGFASPDEALRWLDEESSFITAALRHAEGVDQGPVLNLLGALCDYCLLRGDLYRLGEISELAQAVDQGLLVRSVQWRTGIAARQLGELDKARATLASVVDLYREAHHDAGAARALCSLGITLHHQGNLTEAAARLREALDLQAAPALATDRAWTMHALAAVERDRGRVAESRALLTRSLALHRAGESLHGEAWAHFQLGQLELRSGDVPRAEADLRAALELYGRTRDARGEAWALTQLARARLVAGDPAPAVEGLRQAAARHRDNEDARGEAWSVYYLGQALEETGDLDRAVRELERSRTMFSRMRDVYGLACARHHSARVTRDQRAVQTGSLRNSGFARQLLVDARADFQRIGVAHGEAWTCLELAVVDGGNARTGQALDLCDEAVTLFASYGDLRGEDWARFLRCTLLPYAAPGGVEVGTAVALEELAQLARAGHPLRDGRLAECLEAYRLLLERGVELEAGWQAWRLGMVPNRPAREVMGVAPAAPR